In the Salinirubrum litoreum genome, one interval contains:
- a CDS encoding acyl-CoA carboxylase subunit beta has protein sequence MDDRIEELREKREEALLGGGEDRIQSQHDKGKMTARERIDYFLDEDTFEEFDQFRTHRTHKFGMEERQQYGDGVVTGYGEVNGRTVFVFAHDFTVFGGSLGEVFAEKITKVMDKAVEVGAPVVGLNDSAGARIQEGVASLGGFGEIFRRNTEASGVVPQISSIMGPCAGGAVYSPALTDFTFMVKDSSHMFITGPDVIKTVTGEEVTFEELGGAMTHASESGVAHFAADSEEEALDDIARLLSYLPQNNVEDPPRVEPWDDPERTDESLNSVVPDQPRKPYDMHDVIGGVLDEGSFFEVHENFAKNILCGFARLDGHAVGVVANQPRVNAGTLDIEASEKSARFVRTCDAFNVPIVTFVDVPGFLPGTDQEHEGIIRHGAKLLYAYSEATVPLLTVITRKAYGGAYDVMASKHLGADVNYAWPTAEIAVMGPQGAVNILYSDELDAADDPDARRDELIEEYREEFANPYTAADYGFLDDVIEPTETRSRLIDDLSMLKSKRTSLPDKKHGNIPI, from the coding sequence ATGGACGACCGGATCGAGGAACTCCGCGAGAAACGCGAGGAGGCGTTGCTCGGCGGCGGGGAAGACCGCATCCAGTCACAACACGACAAGGGCAAGATGACCGCCCGCGAGCGTATCGACTACTTCCTCGACGAGGACACCTTCGAGGAGTTCGACCAGTTCCGGACCCACCGGACCCACAAGTTCGGCATGGAGGAGCGCCAGCAGTACGGCGACGGCGTCGTCACGGGCTACGGCGAGGTGAACGGCCGGACCGTCTTCGTCTTCGCGCACGACTTCACCGTCTTCGGCGGGTCGCTCGGCGAGGTGTTCGCCGAGAAGATCACGAAGGTGATGGACAAGGCCGTCGAGGTCGGCGCGCCGGTCGTCGGCCTCAACGACTCCGCCGGGGCACGCATCCAGGAGGGTGTCGCCTCGCTCGGCGGGTTCGGCGAGATATTCCGCCGGAACACCGAGGCGTCGGGCGTCGTCCCGCAGATCTCCTCGATCATGGGTCCCTGTGCCGGCGGCGCGGTCTACTCGCCCGCGCTGACGGACTTCACCTTCATGGTGAAAGACTCCAGCCACATGTTCATCACCGGCCCGGACGTGATCAAGACGGTCACCGGCGAGGAGGTCACCTTCGAGGAACTCGGCGGTGCGATGACCCACGCCAGCGAGTCGGGTGTCGCCCACTTCGCGGCCGACTCCGAGGAGGAGGCACTCGACGACATCGCCCGCCTGCTGTCGTACCTCCCGCAGAACAACGTCGAGGACCCACCCCGAGTCGAGCCGTGGGACGACCCCGAACGCACCGACGAATCGCTGAACTCGGTCGTGCCGGACCAGCCCCGGAAACCGTACGACATGCACGACGTGATCGGCGGCGTCCTCGACGAGGGCTCCTTCTTCGAGGTCCACGAGAACTTCGCGAAGAACATCCTCTGTGGCTTCGCCCGCCTCGACGGCCACGCGGTCGGCGTCGTCGCCAACCAGCCACGGGTGAACGCCGGCACGCTGGACATCGAAGCCTCCGAGAAGTCGGCGCGCTTCGTCCGGACCTGTGACGCGTTCAACGTCCCCATCGTGACGTTCGTCGACGTGCCGGGCTTCCTCCCCGGGACGGACCAGGAACACGAGGGGATCATCCGCCACGGCGCGAAACTGCTGTACGCCTACAGCGAGGCGACGGTGCCCCTCCTGACGGTCATCACCCGGAAGGCCTACGGCGGGGCCTACGACGTGATGGCGTCGAAACACCTCGGCGCAGACGTGAACTACGCCTGGCCGACGGCGGAGATCGCCGTCATGGGGCCGCAGGGCGCGGTCAACATCCTCTACAGCGACGAACTCGACGCGGCCGACGACCCCGACGCCCGCCGGGACGAACTCATCGAGGAGTACCGCGAGGAGTTCGCCAACCCCTACACGGCGGCGGACTACGGCTTCCTCGACGACGTGATCGAACCGACCGAGACGCGGTCGCGGCTGATCGACGACCTCTCGATGCTCAAGAGCAAGCGCACCTCCCTGCCGGACAAGAAACACGGCAACATCCCGATCTGA